One genomic window of Xanthobacter dioxanivorans includes the following:
- the rfaD gene encoding ADP-glyceromanno-heptose 6-epimerase, whose translation MLLVTGGAGFIGSNIARAAAEDGYRVVVADWLEDGPKWRNIADIPLHDVIRPESVNAFVEKEGGRLTAVVHMGAISATTERDADKIVARNIRASLDLWELCARKALGLIYASSAATYGDGADGFVDAEEAAALAALAPLNPYGWSKLFVDRRVMADVAEGRPRPPQFAGLRFFNVYGPGEAHKGDMRSVVHKIYPAAAAGESVTLFKSHDPRYPDGGQLRDFVHVSDCVEVVRWLLESPDVSGIFNVGTGVARSFADLANAVFSALGIAPDITYVDMPESLQKAYQYFTQADVAKLRSAGFTRPFTSLEDGVAAYVNGHLKPRNAVT comes from the coding sequence CTGCTCCTCGTGACCGGCGGTGCCGGCTTCATCGGATCGAACATCGCCCGCGCCGCCGCCGAGGATGGCTACCGCGTGGTGGTGGCCGACTGGCTGGAAGACGGCCCCAAGTGGCGCAACATCGCCGATATCCCACTCCATGACGTGATCCGGCCCGAGTCGGTCAACGCCTTCGTGGAGAAGGAGGGGGGCCGCCTCACCGCGGTGGTGCACATGGGCGCCATCTCCGCCACCACGGAGCGCGACGCGGACAAGATCGTCGCGCGCAACATTCGCGCCAGCCTGGACCTGTGGGAGTTGTGCGCGCGCAAGGCGCTGGGCCTCATCTACGCCTCCTCCGCGGCCACCTACGGCGACGGCGCCGACGGCTTCGTGGATGCGGAGGAGGCCGCGGCGCTCGCGGCCCTTGCCCCGCTCAATCCCTACGGCTGGTCGAAGCTGTTCGTGGACCGGCGCGTTATGGCCGACGTGGCGGAAGGCCGGCCGCGCCCGCCGCAGTTCGCGGGGCTGCGCTTCTTCAACGTCTACGGCCCCGGCGAGGCGCACAAGGGCGACATGCGCTCCGTGGTGCACAAGATCTATCCAGCGGCGGCGGCGGGCGAGAGCGTCACGCTGTTCAAGTCGCATGACCCGCGCTACCCGGATGGCGGGCAGTTGCGCGACTTCGTCCACGTGTCCGACTGCGTGGAGGTGGTGCGGTGGCTGCTCGAAAGCCCGGACGTCTCCGGCATCTTCAACGTGGGCACCGGCGTGGCGCGTTCCTTCGCGGACCTCGCCAACGCGGTGTTCTCGGCGCTCGGCATCGCGCCGGACATCACCTATGTGGACATGCCGGAGAGCCTGCAGAAGGCGTACCAGTATTTCACGCAGGCCGACGTTGCCAAGCTGCGCTCGGCCGGTTTCACGCGCCCCTTCACCTCGCTGGAGGACGGTGTCGCGGCATATGTGAACGGCCACCTGAAGCCGCGAAACGCGGTGACGTGA
- a CDS encoding CbtB domain-containing protein produces the protein MTTRTDSLVQAGLASRAVQITFAGLLGLFIIVGTGFTSLPALHNAAHDYRHSTGFPCH, from the coding sequence ATGACGACGCGCACAGACTCCCTCGTTCAGGCCGGGCTTGCCTCCCGCGCCGTCCAGATCACGTTCGCGGGCCTGCTCGGCCTGTTCATCATCGTCGGCACGGGCTTCACCAGCCTGCCGGCCCTGCACAATGCGGCGCACGATTATCGCCATTCCACCGGCTTTCCCTGCCACTGA
- a CDS encoding CbtA family protein, with translation MAIFRALVFAAAISGLLAGLLLAVMQQTATVPLILKAETYEEAAPPAVHDHASHDHAAQDHSDPGPAGAGQVAAGHDHADEWTPAEGMERLLYTALANVVGAAGFALLLLAVSEAAGGLSGWRDGLAWGLAAFAAVALAPSISLPPELPAMPAADLLARQAWWVGTVVATGAGIALLVYGRSLPLAALAVGLIVLPHLVGAPQPASHDSPVPHALAQSFAVTVVVTSFVFWAVLGALAGFLRQHFTRRAA, from the coding sequence ATGGCTATCTTTCGCGCCCTCGTGTTCGCGGCGGCGATCAGCGGACTTTTGGCCGGCCTCCTGCTGGCCGTGATGCAGCAGACCGCAACCGTTCCGCTTATCCTCAAGGCCGAGACCTACGAGGAAGCAGCCCCGCCTGCGGTCCATGACCATGCCTCCCATGACCATGCCGCCCAAGACCATTCCGATCCCGGCCCGGCTGGTGCCGGCCAGGTGGCCGCCGGCCATGACCATGCGGACGAATGGACCCCCGCGGAGGGGATGGAGCGCCTGCTCTACACCGCCCTTGCCAACGTGGTGGGCGCAGCGGGCTTCGCGCTGCTGCTCCTTGCTGTCTCGGAGGCCGCCGGCGGCCTCTCCGGATGGCGGGACGGGCTCGCCTGGGGCCTTGCCGCTTTCGCCGCCGTTGCGCTGGCGCCGAGCATCAGCCTTCCTCCGGAACTGCCCGCCATGCCGGCGGCGGACCTCCTCGCTCGTCAGGCATGGTGGGTCGGCACGGTGGTGGCGACGGGCGCCGGCATCGCGCTGCTGGTCTATGGCCGCTCGCTGCCGCTGGCGGCGCTCGCCGTCGGTCTCATCGTGCTGCCCCATCTGGTGGGCGCGCCCCAGCCGGCGAGCCACGACAGCCCGGTGCCCCACGCCCTCGCCCAGAGCTTTGCGGTGACGGTGGTGGTCACGAGCTTCGTGTTCTGGGCGGTGCTCGGTGCCCTCGCCGGGTTCCTGCGGCAGCATTTCACCCGGCGCGCCGCTTGA
- the cobU gene encoding bifunctional adenosylcobinamide kinase/adenosylcobinamide-phosphate guanylyltransferase encodes MSGGLVLVLGGARSGKSRFAEAEVERRPAPWAYVATAEARDAEMEARIAHHRARRSVGWETHDAPLDLAGLLAKLPPEQPVLVDCLTLWLTNHLLAEHDLSTEGAVLEQALAARRGLTVCVANEVGFGIVPDNALARRFRDAAGLLNQRLARSARRVVLVVAGLPLIVKDETP; translated from the coding sequence TTGAGCGGTGGCCTCGTCCTCGTCCTCGGCGGCGCGCGCTCCGGCAAGAGCCGCTTCGCCGAGGCCGAGGTGGAGCGCCGGCCGGCCCCCTGGGCCTATGTCGCCACCGCCGAGGCGCGGGACGCCGAGATGGAGGCGCGCATCGCCCACCACCGCGCCCGCCGGAGCGTGGGGTGGGAGACGCATGATGCGCCCCTCGATCTCGCCGGGCTTCTGGCGAAGCTCCCGCCGGAGCAGCCGGTGCTGGTGGACTGCCTGACCCTGTGGCTCACCAACCATCTGCTCGCCGAACATGACCTGTCGACCGAGGGGGCGGTGCTGGAGCAGGCGCTGGCGGCGCGGCGCGGCCTCACGGTCTGCGTCGCCAACGAAGTGGGCTTCGGCATCGTCCCGGACAACGCGCTGGCCCGTCGCTTCCGTGACGCCGCGGGCCTGCTCAACCAGCGCCTCGCCCGCAGCGCCCGGCGCGTTGTGCTGGTGGTGGCCGGCCTGCCCCTCATCGTGAAGGACGAAACGCCGTGA
- the cobO gene encoding cob(I)yrinic acid a,c-diamide adenosyltransferase — MAKRKAVQDREVAGKTVEKGLLIVHTGPGKGKSTAAFGLALRMLGRGGRVGVVQFIKGAWQTGEAEAFSAFGDKVVWHTMGEGFTWETQDLVRDRAAAARAFERVRELMADDSIDLLVLDELNIALRYDYLDLADVVATLTNRRPGLHVVVTGRNAKPELVAAADLVTEMGLVKHHFAAGVKAQAGIEF; from the coding sequence ATGGCCAAGCGCAAGGCCGTGCAGGACCGGGAAGTGGCCGGCAAGACCGTCGAGAAGGGCCTGCTCATCGTCCATACCGGCCCCGGCAAGGGGAAAAGCACCGCGGCGTTCGGTTTGGCCTTGCGCATGCTCGGGCGGGGCGGGCGCGTGGGCGTGGTGCAGTTCATCAAGGGCGCCTGGCAGACCGGGGAGGCCGAGGCGTTTTCCGCGTTCGGGGACAAGGTCGTCTGGCACACCATGGGCGAAGGCTTCACCTGGGAGACGCAGGACCTCGTCCGCGACCGCGCCGCCGCCGCCCGCGCCTTCGAGCGGGTGCGGGAGCTGATGGCGGATGACAGCATCGACCTGCTGGTGCTCGATGAGCTCAACATCGCCCTGCGCTACGACTATCTCGACCTCGCCGACGTGGTGGCGACCCTCACCAACCGCCGCCCCGGCCTGCACGTGGTGGTGACCGGGCGCAATGCGAAGCCGGAGCTGGTTGCCGCCGCTGACCTCGTGACCGAGATGGGCCTGGTGAAGCATCATTTTGCCGCCGGCGTGAAAGCGCAGGCCGGCATCGAGTTCTGA